One genomic region from Oncorhynchus keta strain PuntledgeMale-10-30-2019 unplaced genomic scaffold, Oket_V2 Un_contig_6766_pilon_pilon, whole genome shotgun sequence encodes:
- the anp32b gene encoding acidic leucine-rich nuclear phosphoprotein 32 family member B isoform X1, with translation MIFCCEELKCCKYSYINQENVRITTTPVIEVRELVLDNCRSNEGKIEGLTAEFVNLEFLSLINVGLISVSNLPKLGKLKKLELSDNRISGGLDVLAEKLPNLTHLNLSGNKLKDISTLEPLKKLDGLKSLDLFNCEVTNLNDYRESVFKLLPQLTYLDGYDVEDREASDSDGEVDGVDDDDDEEDEEEDLDEEDDDDEEGVEGEEEDEVSGDEEEEDLGIEGEVEDEDDEDDDEEEVEAVKGEKRKREPDDEDDDDDDDEDDD, from the exons ATGATATTTTGTTGTGAGGAATTGAAATGTTGCAAGTATTCATACATAAATCAGGAAAACGTCAGAATAACAACCACTCCTGTCATTGAG GTACGAGAACTTGTCCTGGATAACTGCAGATCAAATGAAGGGAAAATCGAAGGTCTCACAGCAGAATTCGTCAATCTGGAATTCCTCAGTTTGATAAACGTTGGCCTAATCTCAGTCTCCAACCTTCCCAAACTTGGGAAACTCAAAAAg TTGGAACTCAGTGACAACAGAATCTCTGGTGGCCTTGACGTGTTAGCAGAGAAACTCCCCAACCTCACACATCTAAATCTTAGCGGGAACAAACTGAAAGACATCAGCACGTTGGAACCTTTG AAAAAGCTGGATGGCCTGAAGTCTCTAGACTTGTTCAACTGTGAGGTGACCAACCTGAACGACTACAGGGAGAGTGTGTTCAAGCTGCTCCCTCAGCTCACCTACCTGGATGGGTACGACGTGGAGGACCGAGAGGCATCCGACTCGGACGGAGAGGTCGACGGTGtggacgatgatgatgatgagg aagatgaggaggaagacttggatgaggaggatgatgacgatgaagagggagtagaaggagaggaggaagatgaggtcAGCGGCGATGAGGAG GAGGAAGACCTTGGCATTGAAGGTGAAGTTgaagatgaggatgatgaggacgACGATGAAGAGG AAGTTGAGGCTGTCAAAGGCGAGAAGAGAAAGCGAGAACCCGATGATgaagatgacgatgatgatgacgacGAGGACGACGATTAA
- the anp32b gene encoding acidic leucine-rich nuclear phosphoprotein 32 family member B isoform X2, protein MDMKKRIHLELRNRTPSDVRELVLDNCRSNEGKIEGLTAEFVNLEFLSLINVGLISVSNLPKLGKLKKLELSDNRISGGLDVLAEKLPNLTHLNLSGNKLKDISTLEPLKKLDGLKSLDLFNCEVTNLNDYRESVFKLLPQLTYLDGYDVEDREASDSDGEVDGVDDDDDEEDEEEDLDEEDDDDEEGVEGEEEDEVSGDEEEEDLGIEGEVEDEDDEDDDEEEVEAVKGEKRKREPDDEDDDDDDDEDDD, encoded by the exons ATGGACATGAAGAAGAGGATCCACTTGGAACTAAGAAACAGGACCCCATCTGAT GTACGAGAACTTGTCCTGGATAACTGCAGATCAAATGAAGGGAAAATCGAAGGTCTCACAGCAGAATTCGTCAATCTGGAATTCCTCAGTTTGATAAACGTTGGCCTAATCTCAGTCTCCAACCTTCCCAAACTTGGGAAACTCAAAAAg TTGGAACTCAGTGACAACAGAATCTCTGGTGGCCTTGACGTGTTAGCAGAGAAACTCCCCAACCTCACACATCTAAATCTTAGCGGGAACAAACTGAAAGACATCAGCACGTTGGAACCTTTG AAAAAGCTGGATGGCCTGAAGTCTCTAGACTTGTTCAACTGTGAGGTGACCAACCTGAACGACTACAGGGAGAGTGTGTTCAAGCTGCTCCCTCAGCTCACCTACCTGGATGGGTACGACGTGGAGGACCGAGAGGCATCCGACTCGGACGGAGAGGTCGACGGTGtggacgatgatgatgatgagg aagatgaggaggaagacttggatgaggaggatgatgacgatgaagagggagtagaaggagaggaggaagatgaggtcAGCGGCGATGAGGAG GAGGAAGACCTTGGCATTGAAGGTGAAGTTgaagatgaggatgatgaggacgACGATGAAGAGG AAGTTGAGGCTGTCAAAGGCGAGAAGAGAAAGCGAGAACCCGATGATgaagatgacgatgatgatgacgacGAGGACGACGATTAA
- the anp32b gene encoding acidic leucine-rich nuclear phosphoprotein 32 family member B isoform X3, translating into MDMKKRIHLELRNRTPSDVRELVLDNCRSNEGKIEGLTAEFVNLEFLSLINVGLISVSNLPKLGKLKKLELSDNRISGGLDVLAEKLPNLTHLNLSGNKLKDISTLEPLKKLDGLKSLDLFNCEVTNLNDYRESVFKLLPQLTYLDGYDVEDREASDSDGEVDGVDDDDDEEDEEEDLDEEDDDDEEGVEGEEEDEVSGDEEEEDLGIEGEVEDEDDEDDDEEVEAVKGEKRKREPDDEDDDDDDDEDDD; encoded by the exons ATGGACATGAAGAAGAGGATCCACTTGGAACTAAGAAACAGGACCCCATCTGAT GTACGAGAACTTGTCCTGGATAACTGCAGATCAAATGAAGGGAAAATCGAAGGTCTCACAGCAGAATTCGTCAATCTGGAATTCCTCAGTTTGATAAACGTTGGCCTAATCTCAGTCTCCAACCTTCCCAAACTTGGGAAACTCAAAAAg TTGGAACTCAGTGACAACAGAATCTCTGGTGGCCTTGACGTGTTAGCAGAGAAACTCCCCAACCTCACACATCTAAATCTTAGCGGGAACAAACTGAAAGACATCAGCACGTTGGAACCTTTG AAAAAGCTGGATGGCCTGAAGTCTCTAGACTTGTTCAACTGTGAGGTGACCAACCTGAACGACTACAGGGAGAGTGTGTTCAAGCTGCTCCCTCAGCTCACCTACCTGGATGGGTACGACGTGGAGGACCGAGAGGCATCCGACTCGGACGGAGAGGTCGACGGTGtggacgatgatgatgatgagg aagatgaggaggaagacttggatgaggaggatgatgacgatgaagagggagtagaaggagaggaggaagatgaggtcAGCGGCGATGAGGAG GAGGAAGACCTTGGCATTGAAGGTGAAGTTgaagatgaggatgatgaggacgACGATGAAGAGG TTGAGGCTGTCAAAGGCGAGAAGAGAAAGCGAGAACCCGATGATgaagatgacgatgatgatgacgacGAGGACGACGATTAA